A genomic segment from Nitrospira sp. encodes:
- a CDS encoding Putative diheme cytochrome c-553: MRNFLRSRRRVVVVTLGLLLLLDLGRSIYARLGYSQPFENWQPDPAVHAELTWPPGADLPPDTPLGKRVFAQRCAVCHGPDGRGNGPAAPSLIPRPRDFTRGQFKYKSTPVGQPPSDADLIRTVSNGLRASAMPFWQDILSAEEIRDVVVHVKSLSNVFAGSPPTTLTIPPRVPSDAASIARGRALFTAKTCIVCHGPEGRGGVRLADAKGQPVISRDLTAPWTFRGGSEPEQIWLRITTGLAPSPMPSFAEMTTPAERWDLVNYVLSLSRTPPWEPGGQFGGPGRQTDPVKRGDYLVHAQMCGLCHTQATRGGIYRDEFYLAGGQRVDVWPHGVLVSRNLTSDPDTGLGRWTPEQIINAIRNGTTPDRHLNVFDMPWHFLHALKDDDAQAIAGYLKTLTPVHNLIPPPLRYGIVETVVGKLTRPLPAALPETITFLDGNFGQSAGEPIRRHLPQEVLITAQWLVLGLGMVVCILAGPPERRWPRRPTGWVLLILGVAGIGLVALLVRILYEMPATSFIPPEVIAKPVLATIHEPDPATFRNQEHGAMVMRGKYLFTIASCAMCHQGNGEGARKTSWAPAGTRWSRNISSHPTNGIGAWSDAAVARAIRSGVSANGRALHWQGMIWDHASNWDEEDIRSLITYLRTLPPVDRKVPDPRPPSAEDCEKATIWVGENDLPGCR; this comes from the coding sequence ATGAGAAACTTTCTGCGTTCACGGCGCCGAGTCGTGGTTGTCACGCTCGGGCTGCTCCTTCTGCTGGATCTCGGGCGGTCGATTTATGCGCGGCTGGGCTATAGTCAGCCCTTTGAAAACTGGCAACCGGATCCAGCGGTTCATGCTGAACTGACCTGGCCGCCGGGCGCCGATCTGCCGCCCGACACCCCGCTAGGCAAGCGAGTCTTTGCTCAGCGTTGCGCGGTCTGTCACGGCCCTGATGGTCGCGGTAACGGGCCGGCGGCCCCCTCATTGATTCCTCGTCCTCGTGATTTCACCCGAGGCCAATTCAAATACAAGTCCACGCCGGTCGGTCAGCCGCCGAGTGATGCCGATCTGATCCGGACGGTCTCGAACGGTCTCCGGGCCAGTGCGATGCCCTTTTGGCAGGATATCCTGAGCGCAGAGGAGATTCGCGACGTCGTGGTCCATGTCAAGAGCCTGTCGAACGTCTTTGCCGGCTCCCCTCCGACCACGCTCACGATCCCCCCGCGAGTCCCGTCCGATGCGGCCAGCATCGCCCGTGGCCGCGCGCTCTTCACCGCGAAGACCTGCATCGTTTGCCATGGACCGGAAGGACGCGGCGGCGTCCGATTGGCTGATGCGAAGGGTCAACCGGTCATCTCCCGTGACCTCACCGCGCCCTGGACCTTCCGAGGCGGAAGCGAGCCGGAACAGATCTGGCTGCGGATCACGACCGGTCTCGCCCCCAGTCCCATGCCGTCGTTCGCGGAGATGACCACCCCGGCCGAGCGCTGGGATCTGGTGAACTATGTTCTGTCGTTGTCTCGGACTCCTCCGTGGGAACCGGGCGGTCAATTCGGCGGGCCGGGCCGGCAGACGGATCCGGTCAAGCGCGGCGACTACCTGGTGCATGCGCAAATGTGCGGCCTCTGCCACACGCAGGCGACGAGAGGAGGCATCTACCGGGACGAGTTTTATCTGGCGGGCGGGCAGCGGGTGGATGTCTGGCCGCACGGCGTCCTCGTGTCGCGCAACCTGACCTCCGATCCGGATACGGGGCTGGGCCGCTGGACGCCGGAACAGATTATCAATGCGATCCGAAACGGAACGACGCCCGATCGACATTTGAACGTGTTCGACATGCCCTGGCATTTCTTGCACGCCCTCAAGGACGACGATGCGCAGGCGATCGCCGGCTATTTGAAAACTCTGACCCCCGTGCACAACCTCATCCCGCCGCCGCTTCGCTACGGGATCGTGGAAACGGTCGTCGGGAAACTGACGCGCCCGCTCCCCGCCGCTCTGCCTGAAACGATTACGTTCCTGGACGGTAATTTCGGTCAATCGGCGGGCGAACCGATCCGGCGTCATCTGCCTCAAGAGGTTTTGATCACGGCGCAATGGCTGGTGTTGGGGCTCGGCATGGTCGTGTGTATCCTGGCCGGTCCGCCTGAACGACGCTGGCCGCGCCGGCCGACCGGATGGGTGCTCCTGATTCTCGGGGTCGCGGGCATCGGGCTCGTGGCATTGCTCGTTCGAATCTTGTACGAGATGCCGGCGACATCGTTCATTCCGCCGGAGGTGATCGCGAAGCCGGTTCTGGCGACCATTCATGAACCGGACCCGGCGACGTTCCGTAATCAAGAACATGGCGCCATGGTGATGCGAGGGAAGTATCTGTTTACGATCGCCTCCTGCGCCATGTGCCATCAGGGCAACGGAGAGGGAGCCAGAAAAACCAGTTGGGCGCCGGCGGGCACCAGGTGGTCGCGCAACATTTCTTCCCACCCGACGAATGGGATCGGCGCCTGGTCCGATGCGGCCGTTGCGCGGGCCATTCGCAGCGGAGTCTCCGCGAACGGGCGGGCGCTGCATTGGCAAGGCATGATCTGGGACCATGCGTCGAACTGGGATGAAGAAGATATTCGTTCCTTGATCACGTACCTCCGCACATTGCCGCCGGTTGATCGGAAGGTGCCCGATCCTCGGCCGCCGAGCGCGGAGGATTGCGAGAAGGCGACGATCTGGGTCGGCGAAAATGATCTCCCCGGTTGTCGCTAG
- a CDS encoding Folate carrier, cyanobacterial type, whose protein sequence is MGVLYEWIDRNILELAREFRLSYLPPLMVYMAAGISGLTGIVGTFFVKDYLGLSAAFLAALGFWAGIPWALKMPFGHLVDLLWRWKSLLVYVGAGVIAASLLIMVGLIGHREAMTALMPAEIWYVLSVLLAPIGYVIQDTVADAMTVEAVPQVDDRGRPFDAAHIKLMHTTMQTLGRVAIITGGILVALINLYLFTGVENLPKAQIAEIYRQVYLMALVIPAVSVLGVMTASILRVRDRRRLLSQGLSAEQVAALMDRPNETTKPNWWILGGSLAFVLFTLTVGFGDFPYNEEIVFAGSMGIVCFLILRLTGELTDDARNVLLGTALVIFAFRAIPGPGDGATWWMIDTLRFDQQFLSVLSLIGSALTLVGMFLFRRFMAERSIAYVVGFLTLAAFLLGLPIVSMYYGFHHWTAALTGGVVDARFIALVNTALESPLGQISMIPMLAWIANSAPADLKATYFAVMASFTNLALSFSQLGTKYLNQAFVVTREVRDPVTNVLQAPEDYSQLGTLLILQMLLSLALPFAAILFARLTRFRSA, encoded by the coding sequence ATGGGTGTTCTGTACGAGTGGATCGACCGCAATATCCTGGAACTCGCGCGCGAGTTCCGGCTGTCCTACCTGCCGCCGCTCATGGTCTACATGGCCGCCGGGATTTCCGGTCTCACCGGCATCGTGGGCACGTTCTTCGTCAAGGACTACCTGGGCCTGTCCGCAGCCTTCCTCGCGGCGCTGGGGTTCTGGGCCGGCATTCCTTGGGCGCTCAAGATGCCGTTCGGCCATCTCGTCGATTTGCTCTGGCGTTGGAAGAGCCTGCTGGTGTATGTCGGCGCGGGGGTGATCGCCGCCAGTCTCCTGATCATGGTCGGCCTCATCGGCCATCGCGAGGCGATGACGGCCCTGATGCCGGCCGAGATCTGGTATGTCTTGAGCGTGTTGTTGGCGCCGATCGGCTACGTGATTCAGGATACGGTGGCCGATGCCATGACCGTCGAGGCGGTCCCTCAGGTGGACGATCGGGGCCGGCCCTTCGATGCAGCCCACATCAAACTCATGCATACCACCATGCAGACGCTGGGGCGTGTGGCCATCATCACCGGCGGGATTCTGGTGGCGCTCATCAACCTCTACCTGTTCACCGGAGTGGAGAACCTGCCGAAAGCACAGATCGCCGAGATTTACCGACAGGTCTACCTGATGGCGCTGGTGATTCCCGCCGTCTCGGTCCTTGGCGTGATGACCGCCTCAATCCTCCGGGTTCGCGACAGACGCCGGCTCCTCAGTCAGGGTCTGTCGGCCGAACAGGTTGCGGCGTTGATGGACCGGCCGAACGAAACCACCAAGCCCAATTGGTGGATTCTGGGAGGCAGCCTGGCCTTCGTGCTCTTTACGCTGACGGTGGGGTTCGGCGACTTTCCCTACAATGAAGAAATCGTCTTCGCCGGATCGATGGGGATCGTCTGCTTTCTGATCCTGCGATTGACCGGTGAACTGACCGACGACGCGAGGAACGTGCTGCTCGGTACCGCGCTCGTGATCTTCGCCTTTCGTGCCATCCCCGGTCCCGGCGACGGGGCGACTTGGTGGATGATCGATACGTTGAGATTCGATCAGCAATTTTTGTCGGTGCTGTCGCTCATCGGCAGCGCGTTGACGCTGGTCGGCATGTTTTTGTTCCGGCGGTTCATGGCGGAGCGGTCGATCGCCTACGTGGTCGGGTTCTTGACCTTGGCGGCGTTTCTCTTGGGGCTTCCCATCGTCAGCATGTATTACGGGTTCCACCACTGGACCGCTGCACTGACCGGCGGAGTGGTCGATGCGCGCTTTATCGCGCTGGTGAACACGGCGCTGGAGTCTCCGCTCGGCCAGATCTCCATGATTCCCATGCTGGCCTGGATCGCCAACTCCGCGCCGGCTGATTTGAAGGCCACCTATTTTGCCGTGATGGCGTCCTTTACAAACCTCGCCTTGTCGTTCAGCCAACTCGGGACGAAGTATCTCAATCAGGCGTTCGTCGTGACGCGAGAGGTCCGCGATCCGGTAACCAATGTGCTGCAGGCACCCGAGGATTACAGCCAACTCGGAACCTTGCTGATCCTGCAGATGCTCCTCAGCCTCGCACTGCCGTTCGCCGCGATTCTGTTTGCCAGACTGACGCGCTTTCGAAGCGCCTGA
- a CDS encoding Toxin HigB / Protein kinase domain of HipA, translated as MIDVKVTAMVHDLEVWLFADRVGTLALVDGRLNFCYASGWLSHKDAVALSASLPLQAEPFDDRKTRPFFAGLLPEGQMRRLLAQQFQVSGQNDFALLDHIGGECAGAVTFLEPGQALPISTSNDDVQWLSDEEVVAILDELPHRPMLAGKDGLRLSLAGAQEKLPVVFDGTRIGLPRSGTPSSHILKPAIYALEDGVINEGFCMALAEAMQLKPAKSKVHLVLDRSFLLVERYDRLIDALGRRQRLHQEDFCQALGVVPEMKYQNEGGPDLARCFELVRSATRPSAPQILRLLDYVIFNALIGNHDAHAKNFSLLYLHKEAGKAPVLAPFYDTLSTAVYPTLTPKMAMKIGGKYKFSEVQARHWELFAESAGLTKAQAKRRTLELARSLPTTARKLQSAPGLGFADKAVVERINALIEQRCALTIRRLTDTAAENDAAAEPSV; from the coding sequence ATGATCGACGTGAAGGTGACGGCCATGGTGCATGATTTGGAAGTATGGCTTTTTGCTGACCGTGTCGGCACCCTGGCGTTGGTCGATGGCCGATTGAACTTTTGCTACGCATCCGGCTGGTTGTCGCACAAGGACGCCGTTGCCTTGTCCGCCTCGCTGCCCTTGCAAGCGGAGCCGTTCGACGATCGCAAAACGCGCCCTTTCTTTGCCGGTCTGCTGCCAGAGGGGCAGATGCGTCGCCTGCTTGCGCAGCAGTTCCAGGTTTCTGGCCAGAACGACTTCGCGCTGCTGGACCACATCGGCGGCGAATGCGCTGGGGCCGTGACGTTCCTGGAGCCAGGGCAGGCGTTGCCTATATCAACCAGCAACGATGACGTTCAGTGGCTGAGCGACGAGGAAGTCGTTGCCATCCTGGACGAATTGCCGCATCGCCCCATGCTGGCAGGCAAAGACGGTTTGCGGCTTTCCTTGGCGGGTGCCCAGGAGAAACTGCCGGTGGTGTTCGATGGTACACGCATTGGGCTGCCCCGGAGCGGCACGCCCAGCTCCCACATCCTGAAGCCCGCCATCTACGCTCTTGAGGACGGTGTGATCAACGAAGGGTTTTGCATGGCGCTGGCTGAGGCCATGCAGCTCAAGCCGGCAAAGTCAAAAGTTCACCTTGTGTTGGATCGCTCGTTCCTGCTGGTTGAGCGCTACGACCGCCTGATCGATGCCCTGGGGCGTCGGCAACGCCTTCATCAAGAGGATTTCTGCCAGGCGCTTGGCGTGGTGCCAGAAATGAAATACCAGAACGAAGGTGGGCCAGATCTGGCTCGATGCTTCGAATTGGTGCGTAGCGCCACGCGCCCGAGTGCACCGCAGATCCTACGCCTGCTCGACTACGTGATCTTCAATGCGCTGATCGGCAACCATGATGCGCACGCCAAGAATTTCTCGCTGCTGTACCTTCATAAAGAGGCAGGCAAGGCCCCCGTTCTGGCGCCGTTCTACGACACGCTATCGACGGCTGTTTATCCAACATTGACGCCGAAGATGGCGATGAAAATCGGCGGCAAGTACAAGTTCAGTGAAGTTCAGGCTCGGCACTGGGAGCTGTTTGCAGAAAGCGCCGGGCTTACCAAAGCGCAGGCCAAGAGGCGCACCCTGGAACTGGCAAGGTCACTGCCAACCACCGCGCGCAAACTCCAATCGGCCCCAGGACTCGGCTTTGCCGACAAAGCTGTGGTTGAGCGAATCAATGCCTTGATTGAACAACGCTGCGCCCTGACGATTCGGCGGCTTACCGACACCGCCGCCGAAAATGACGCAGCCGCCGAACCCTCTGTCTGA
- a CDS encoding beta-lactamase domain protein, producing MADSRKRLDSNVTGAFFVDATCINCDACRQLAPETFSEVGEYSAVVAQPTSARERHRAYQALLACPVGSIGTETSDKAALREAMASFPLRLCGGVSYCGFNAEQSFGANSFFVEHPEGNWLVDSPRFLKHLVEAFERRGGVRYIFLTHEDDVADAARYAAHFQAMRIIHRADAEAMPDAERLVEGDEPITLARDFLAVPVPGHTAGSMALLYRERVLFTGDHLWWDPKSRTLESPRQLVQDQGALLRSIATLQSHRFEWVLAGHGDRIHLPPEEMQAQLRDLLRRRQPATISR from the coding sequence ATGGCCGATTCCCGCAAGCGCCTGGACTCGAACGTCACCGGAGCCTTCTTTGTCGACGCCACCTGCATCAACTGCGATGCGTGCCGGCAATTGGCGCCGGAGACCTTTTCCGAGGTCGGTGAATATTCGGCGGTCGTCGCACAACCGACGAGTGCGCGGGAACGCCATCGCGCCTATCAGGCGCTGCTGGCCTGTCCGGTCGGCTCGATCGGGACGGAGACCTCGGATAAAGCCGCGCTCCGAGAGGCCATGGCCAGTTTTCCGCTGCGCCTCTGCGGGGGGGTGTCGTACTGTGGGTTCAATGCCGAACAGTCGTTCGGCGCCAACAGCTTCTTCGTCGAGCATCCGGAGGGAAACTGGCTGGTGGATTCGCCGCGGTTTTTGAAACATCTCGTCGAGGCGTTCGAACGACGGGGCGGGGTCCGGTACATCTTCCTGACGCACGAAGACGATGTGGCGGATGCGGCCCGCTATGCGGCGCATTTTCAGGCGATGCGGATCATCCATCGTGCCGATGCCGAAGCGATGCCGGATGCGGAGCGGCTTGTGGAGGGTGACGAGCCGATCACACTGGCTCGGGATTTTCTCGCCGTTCCGGTTCCCGGTCACACGGCCGGCAGCATGGCCCTTCTTTACCGTGAGCGGGTGTTGTTCACGGGAGACCATCTTTGGTGGGACCCGAAGAGTCGAACGCTCGAATCCCCTCGCCAGTTGGTTCAGGATCAAGGCGCCCTGCTGCGTTCGATCGCCACGCTCCAGTCACACCGATTCGAGTGGGTCCTGGCGGGCCACGGCGATCGGATCCATCTTCCGCCGGAAGAGATGCAGGCTCAGCTGCGCGACCTCCTGCGTAGGCGGCAACCAGCGACGATATCCCGTTAG
- a CDS encoding Nitroreductase codes for MEKPAETQYPIHELLRRRWSPRAYSERPVERATLQSLFEAARWAPSSNNEQPWHFIVGTKADPDGYARLFDCLKEGNKKWAFRAPILILSVARLNFEDDGTANRHAWHDTGMASFSLTLQATALGLIVHQMAGFDVEKARAVLKIPAGYDPVAMIAVGYPGDPAILDDRLRRREMAPRERKPVEEFVSQGQWVGPLPASPVPEGGT; via the coding sequence ATGGAGAAGCCGGCCGAGACCCAGTATCCGATTCACGAGCTGCTGCGGCGCCGCTGGAGTCCTCGTGCCTATTCCGAACGGCCGGTGGAACGAGCCACGTTGCAGAGTCTCTTCGAAGCGGCCAGATGGGCGCCCTCGTCGAACAACGAGCAGCCCTGGCACTTCATCGTCGGGACAAAAGCCGATCCAGATGGATACGCGAGGCTCTTTGACTGTCTCAAGGAAGGCAACAAGAAGTGGGCCTTTCGGGCACCGATCCTGATATTGTCTGTCGCGCGCCTGAATTTTGAAGACGACGGCACAGCGAACCGGCATGCCTGGCATGACACGGGGATGGCGTCGTTCAGCTTGACCCTGCAGGCCACGGCGCTCGGGTTGATCGTCCATCAGATGGCGGGGTTTGATGTGGAGAAGGCGCGTGCCGTTCTGAAGATCCCTGCCGGGTATGACCCGGTGGCGATGATCGCGGTCGGATATCCCGGAGATCCGGCGATCCTGGACGATCGGCTGCGCCGACGCGAGATGGCGCCGCGGGAGCGAAAGCCGGTCGAGGAGTTTGTCTCTCAAGGACAATGGGTCGGGCCTCTTCCCGCCTCTCCGGTTCCCGAAGGGGGCACATGA
- a CDS encoding helix-turn-helix transcriptional regulator: MTAIRSPQQLGDALRAARKQLGLTQPQLALAAGVGVRFIVDLEAGKPTLRLENVLRVIDALGGEIQLSGLPSVATDDRREGDGHGA; encoded by the coding sequence ATGACAGCCATTCGATCACCTCAACAACTCGGCGATGCACTGCGTGCTGCTCGTAAGCAGCTCGGGCTGACTCAGCCCCAGTTGGCCCTCGCGGCCGGGGTGGGTGTGCGCTTCATCGTCGACCTTGAGGCAGGTAAACCCACCTTGCGACTGGAAAACGTGCTGCGGGTCATTGATGCACTGGGTGGTGAGATCCAGTTAAGCGGATTGCCATCCGTTGCAACCGATGATCGACGTGAAGGTGACGGCCATGGTGCATGA
- a CDS encoding RidA family protein, producing the protein MSRQNVSTGGPWEGKIGYSRAVRVGAHVQVSGTTAMTPSGLVGKGDPYAQTIQTLKTIETALRQAGASMTDVVRTRIYMADIDQWQEVGRAHGEVFGSIRPATTMVEVKRLIDPDMLIEIEADAILQQG; encoded by the coding sequence ATGTCGCGACAGAATGTGTCGACGGGCGGGCCATGGGAAGGAAAGATCGGGTATTCGCGGGCGGTCCGCGTGGGTGCGCATGTGCAGGTATCGGGGACGACGGCGATGACCCCGTCGGGACTGGTGGGCAAAGGCGACCCTTACGCCCAAACGATCCAGACGCTCAAGACGATCGAGACTGCGCTCCGGCAGGCCGGGGCCTCCATGACCGACGTGGTGCGGACGAGAATTTACATGGCCGACATCGATCAGTGGCAGGAAGTCGGGCGAGCCCACGGTGAGGTCTTCGGATCGATCCGTCCCGCCACCACCATGGTCGAAGTGAAACGGTTGATCGATCCGGACATGCTGATCGAAATCGAAGCGGACGCGATTCTTCAGCAGGGATGA
- a CDS encoding Oxidoreductase has translation MKILVTGSTGTVGSEVVKELRKRRAAVRALVRSESKGGNLPADVEVVVGDLLDPVTVQKALDGVDKLYLLNAVVADELTQGLIAYGLAKKLKLRQVVYHSVFDVDRFKDVPHFASKLAVENALKEFDVPFTIIRPSYFFQNDRGLKESLLGAGIYPIPLGRRGISAVDVRDIAEATAIALTTDGHQGKTYNLVGPKDLSGPDAASIWSGLLQKKITYGGEDFDSWEGYMRKIIPAWMAFDLRMMFQGYLERGFVAGDEDIKAVTELLGHPPRGYEDFARETTLAWQTTGG, from the coding sequence ATGAAGATTCTCGTGACAGGCAGCACCGGCACAGTCGGCTCCGAAGTGGTCAAAGAGCTTCGCAAGCGCAGGGCGGCGGTTCGCGCCCTTGTCCGCAGTGAGAGCAAGGGCGGCAACTTGCCGGCGGACGTTGAAGTGGTCGTCGGCGACCTCCTGGACCCGGTCACGGTCCAAAAGGCGCTTGACGGCGTCGATAAGTTGTACCTGCTGAACGCTGTCGTTGCCGATGAGCTGACGCAGGGCCTCATCGCCTACGGGCTCGCGAAGAAGCTCAAACTCCGACAGGTCGTGTACCACTCGGTCTTCGATGTAGACCGGTTTAAGGACGTGCCGCACTTCGCTTCGAAGCTTGCCGTCGAGAACGCACTCAAAGAGTTTGACGTCCCGTTCACCATTATTCGCCCGAGCTACTTTTTTCAGAACGATCGAGGATTAAAGGAGTCGCTCTTGGGAGCCGGCATCTACCCGATCCCCCTAGGAAGGCGGGGCATTTCGGCGGTGGACGTGCGCGACATCGCGGAGGCTACCGCCATTGCACTGACGACCGATGGTCACCAGGGGAAAACCTATAATCTCGTCGGCCCGAAAGACTTGAGCGGCCCGGATGCGGCTTCGATCTGGAGCGGACTGCTGCAAAAGAAGATCACTTATGGAGGGGAGGATTTCGACTCGTGGGAAGGATACATGCGGAAGATCATCCCGGCATGGATGGCGTTTGACCTGCGCATGATGTTCCAGGGGTATTTGGAGCGCGGCTTTGTTGCGGGCGACGAGGACATCAAAGCAGTGACGGAGCTATTAGGGCATCCGCCTCGCGGGTACGAAGACTTCGCTCGCGAAACCACGCTCGCGTGGCAGACCACAGGTGGCTGA
- a CDS encoding DNA-3-methyladenine glycosylase II, protein MSASSPAVGHLSRVDPVMRQLIREVGPCEIKQRVGRSPFEALARAVAYQQLHANAAESILRRFVALFPGRRFPRPEELLAADVEAVRGAGFSGSKVLALRDLATKTLEGIVPSGRVIATLDDEAIIERLIGVRGVGRWTVEMLLIFQLGRPDVLPVDDFGVRNGFRVAYGRRTMPTPKQVLQFGERWRPYRSTASWYLWRAAERAKTGHPSKPPTM, encoded by the coding sequence ATGAGCGCCTCGTCTCCGGCCGTAGGGCACCTGTCGCGGGTTGATCCCGTGATGCGGCAACTCATCCGCGAAGTCGGTCCTTGCGAGATCAAGCAACGCGTGGGGCGTTCGCCTTTCGAGGCGCTCGCGCGTGCCGTGGCCTACCAGCAGCTCCATGCCAACGCGGCGGAGAGCATCCTGCGCCGGTTCGTCGCATTGTTCCCGGGTCGCCGGTTTCCCCGTCCGGAAGAATTGCTCGCTGCAGATGTGGAGGCGGTTCGAGGGGCGGGATTCTCCGGTTCGAAGGTCCTCGCGCTCAGGGATCTGGCGACCAAGACCCTGGAGGGGATTGTTCCATCCGGCCGTGTCATCGCGACCTTGGACGATGAGGCGATCATCGAGCGGCTCATTGGGGTGCGAGGCGTCGGGCGTTGGACGGTGGAAATGCTCCTGATCTTTCAACTGGGGCGTCCTGACGTCCTGCCCGTCGACGATTTCGGTGTCCGCAACGGGTTTCGGGTCGCGTACGGCAGACGGACAATGCCGACTCCCAAACAGGTGTTACAATTCGGTGAGCGATGGAGACCCTATCGCAGCACCGCCTCGTGGTATCTCTGGCGAGCAGCCGAGCGGGCCAAGACAGGACATCCTTCCAAACCGCCAACAATGTGA
- a CDS encoding Transcriptional regulator, LysR family — protein MRTGLYNFTLPISTPEFTVSLLWHPRLDGDLAHRWLRGCVREVCTEVLAPIPRSGKKKGPGESPGPY, from the coding sequence TTGCGGACCGGCCTGTATAACTTCACCCTCCCGATTTCGACGCCGGAGTTCACCGTATCCTTGCTCTGGCATCCGCGGTTGGATGGCGATCTCGCGCATCGCTGGTTGCGCGGCTGCGTGCGGGAGGTCTGCACGGAGGTTCTCGCCCCCATCCCTCGTTCAGGCAAGAAAAAAGGGCCCGGAGAGTCTCCGGGCCCTTACTGA
- a CDS encoding Type II site-specific deoxyribonuclease: MAINRDKPGRWKADIAQSVDMYNDWFMKFAPMAFRETRVQTTRDVEATLLSTGNLTSIQPTTVRNHPEILPTLRMSTCPPLAVDRLIGLARVSSNLVKCMELDKQLPARMSTETADTELARIAAIIEKMADPDIFVWLSRKNQPATEIEIHRAATIVADRLCGAVANPIIRNAQEKRQLTAIKAWLEARGYKQLPGGDGIKFNSMPSGTFSFRMNVPVKLEGGVTSVNIPIDAVISLKRTKKRRFPVFFEAKSAGDFTNTNKRRKEEALKMAQLRGTYGSQVQFNLFLCGYFDSGYLGYEAAEGIDWVWEHRIDDLAKFGI, from the coding sequence ATGGCAATCAATCGAGACAAACCCGGCAGATGGAAGGCGGACATCGCACAATCAGTCGATATGTACAACGACTGGTTCATGAAATTTGCGCCCATGGCGTTCCGCGAGACGAGAGTCCAGACGACGAGGGACGTAGAGGCGACACTCCTCTCAACGGGTAACCTCACGAGCATCCAGCCAACAACGGTGCGGAATCACCCGGAAATACTGCCGACGCTTCGGATGTCGACGTGCCCGCCGCTCGCCGTCGACCGCCTCATCGGCCTGGCGAGGGTCTCCTCGAACCTCGTAAAGTGCATGGAGCTTGATAAGCAACTGCCCGCCCGCATGTCGACAGAGACGGCAGACACAGAGCTGGCTCGTATTGCCGCCATCATCGAGAAGATGGCTGACCCAGACATCTTCGTCTGGCTTTCGCGCAAGAACCAACCGGCCACCGAAATCGAAATCCATCGCGCCGCCACCATCGTCGCAGACCGGCTCTGCGGTGCCGTTGCGAACCCGATCATCCGTAATGCTCAGGAGAAGCGGCAACTCACCGCTATCAAGGCGTGGCTAGAGGCGCGCGGCTACAAGCAACTGCCGGGGGGCGACGGGATCAAATTCAATTCGATGCCGTCCGGTACCTTCAGCTTTCGTATGAACGTCCCGGTGAAGTTAGAGGGCGGTGTCACGTCCGTTAACATTCCTATCGATGCCGTCATCAGCCTGAAGAGGACGAAGAAGCGTCGTTTCCCGGTTTTCTTCGAGGCAAAGTCGGCAGGCGATTTTACGAACACGAATAAGCGGCGCAAGGAAGAGGCCCTGAAGATGGCTCAGCTACGCGGCACATACGGGAGTCAAGTTCAGTTCAACCTCTTTCTCTGCGGGTACTTCGATAGCGGCTATCTCGGGTACGAGGCCGCCGAGGGCATCGATTGGGTTTGGGAACACCGCATCGATGACCTTGCCAAATTCGGAATTTGA
- a CDS encoding Oxidoreductase, short-chain dehydrogenase/reductase family: MNGGLAGKSAIVTGAAGGIGRAIVLRLAQDGASVVVHYRTRVQQAGEVVAAIQAKGGTAVAIQADMSRVSDARRLVTETVARFGRLDILVNNAGRFMSKPFLDTTEADFDSLIGLHAKGPYFAMQEAAGLLADNGRIVNITTAGTQMNFHGASAYLASKRALEQLTKAIAQELAPRGITVNAVAPGITDTGALPDSYRQLGVQRSPMQRVGQPAEIADVVAFLVSEEARWVTGQTIQVGGGIVM; encoded by the coding sequence ATGAACGGAGGGTTGGCGGGAAAATCGGCGATCGTGACCGGCGCGGCTGGCGGCATCGGACGTGCCATTGTCCTCAGGCTGGCGCAAGACGGCGCCTCCGTGGTGGTACATTACCGAACTCGAGTGCAGCAGGCCGGTGAAGTGGTTGCCGCGATCCAAGCGAAGGGCGGAACCGCGGTCGCGATCCAGGCCGATATGAGTCGCGTCTCGGATGCCCGTCGTCTGGTGACCGAAACCGTGGCTCGATTCGGTCGATTGGACATCCTGGTCAATAATGCCGGGAGGTTCATGTCGAAGCCGTTTCTGGATACCACCGAAGCCGACTTCGACTCGCTGATCGGATTGCACGCCAAGGGGCCGTACTTTGCGATGCAGGAGGCGGCCGGGCTCTTGGCGGACAATGGGCGCATCGTCAATATCACGACCGCCGGCACGCAGATGAACTTTCATGGGGCCAGCGCATATTTGGCGAGCAAGCGGGCGCTCGAACAGTTGACGAAGGCGATCGCGCAAGAACTCGCCCCGCGCGGCATCACGGTGAACGCCGTGGCTCCGGGAATTACCGATACGGGCGCCCTGCCCGATTCCTATCGACAACTCGGTGTGCAGCGGTCGCCGATGCAGCGGGTCGGGCAACCGGCCGAGATTGCGGACGTGGTCGCGTTCCTGGTCAGCGAGGAGGCGCGGTGGGTCACCGGACAAACAATTCAAGTGGGCGGCGGAATCGTTATGTGA